The proteins below come from a single uncultured Carboxylicivirga sp. genomic window:
- a CDS encoding GNAT family N-acetyltransferase, translating to MKSILFQVHEAKYNEQLLVYLHSLSKKSTQLFGPHAFTMDTLNELTNNKGFRLYTATHKQQIVAYCIIKMGWLDCSKPRFTRYGLIENYSDITLAPSVADSYQGKGIGTNLLRFILDDIHTFMKPGNIYLWGGVHQSNSTAIHLYKKFGFTILGEFMDTHPRYDMYLKQVNSTTSKIQYE from the coding sequence ATGAAATCGATTTTATTTCAAGTACATGAAGCTAAATACAATGAGCAGCTTTTAGTATATCTGCATTCATTAAGTAAAAAGAGCACACAACTTTTTGGTCCGCATGCATTTACAATGGATACTTTAAATGAACTTACCAATAACAAAGGTTTCCGCTTATACACTGCAACACATAAACAGCAGATTGTAGCCTATTGTATAATTAAGATGGGATGGCTCGATTGCTCAAAGCCACGTTTTACTCGTTATGGACTTATCGAGAACTATTCCGACATAACATTGGCACCGTCAGTGGCCGACTCATATCAAGGCAAAGGGATTGGAACCAACCTACTTCGTTTTATTTTAGATGACATACACACGTTTATGAAACCCGGAAATATCTATTTATGGGGTGGAGTTCACCAAAGCAACTCAACAGCAATTCATCTATATAAAAAATTTGGGTTTACCATTTTGGGAGAATTTATGGATACTCATCCTCGATACGATATGTATTTGAAACAGGTTAATTCAACAACTTCAAAAATTCAATATGAATAG
- a CDS encoding DMT family transporter, with protein MEQIFLSHKGELGALLTAVCWTFTSLAFESAGKKVGSMSVNLIRLVMAIFLLGTLSFVRFGYFFPEGATANQWFWLSISGLVGFVVGDLLLFQAFVVIGARISMLIMALAPPLSALFGWIILGERLSIGNIIGMVVTIIGISLVILGRPSKGKKIQVKYSAKGILLAFGGAAGQGLGLVLSKLGMGDYDAANATMIRVITGVIGFSIIFIFTGHWPKVIKAVQYGAAMARISIGAFFGPFLGVSLSLWAIKYTTTGVASTIMAIVPVLIIPPAVIFFKEKVSWTELMGSVIAVGGVVMLFLW; from the coding sequence ATGGAACAAATCTTTCTTTCGCATAAGGGGGAGCTTGGAGCTTTACTTACTGCAGTTTGCTGGACTTTTACTTCGTTGGCATTTGAATCAGCTGGTAAAAAGGTCGGTTCGATGTCGGTAAATCTGATTCGCTTGGTAATGGCCATCTTTTTGCTGGGTACATTATCTTTTGTGCGCTTTGGTTATTTTTTTCCCGAAGGAGCAACTGCTAATCAATGGTTTTGGCTTTCAATAAGTGGATTGGTTGGTTTTGTAGTTGGAGATTTGTTACTGTTTCAGGCTTTTGTGGTTATTGGAGCTCGCATTTCAATGCTGATTATGGCATTGGCACCTCCTTTATCAGCTTTGTTTGGTTGGATAATTTTGGGCGAACGGTTATCTATTGGGAATATCATTGGTATGGTTGTAACCATTATTGGTATTTCGTTGGTTATTCTGGGGCGTCCATCAAAAGGAAAAAAGATTCAGGTAAAATATTCAGCTAAAGGTATTTTATTGGCTTTTGGTGGAGCTGCCGGTCAGGGACTTGGATTGGTATTAAGTAAGCTGGGAATGGGAGATTACGATGCCGCCAATGCAACCATGATTCGTGTGATTACTGGAGTAATAGGTTTCTCAATCATATTTATATTTACGGGTCATTGGCCCAAGGTGATTAAAGCTGTTCAGTATGGAGCGGCTATGGCTCGTATATCTATTGGTGCTTTCTTTGGCCCATTTTTAGGAGTTTCTCTCTCGCTATGGGCGATAAAATATACCACTACAGGTGTAGCTTCCACTATTATGGCCATTGTTCCTGTCTTGATAATTCCTCCGGCAGTTATATTCTTTAAAGAAAAAGTGTCTTGGACCGAACTGATGGGATCGGTTATTGCGGTTGGTGGTGTAGTAATGCTCTTCCTTTGGTAA
- a CDS encoding SRPBCC family protein, which yields MAFYQLKREQFIKTDLDTLWQFISSPHNLTKITPKEMNFKITSPYLSSSMYAGMIISYKVTLMPFVETTWVTEISQVKDKSYFVDTQLQGPYKIWHHQHLLKQKDDGILMTDLISYAPPLGFIGSIANFLFIRRQLKRIFDYREAAMNRLFP from the coding sequence ATGGCATTTTACCAGTTAAAACGTGAACAATTCATCAAAACAGATCTAGATACTTTGTGGCAATTCATATCATCGCCCCACAATTTAACTAAGATCACTCCCAAAGAGATGAATTTTAAAATTACCAGTCCTTATTTATCATCCAGCATGTATGCAGGAATGATTATTTCGTACAAGGTAACATTAATGCCCTTTGTAGAAACCACCTGGGTAACGGAGATTAGCCAGGTAAAGGATAAAAGCTATTTTGTAGATACACAATTACAAGGCCCATATAAAATTTGGCACCATCAACACTTATTAAAACAAAAAGACGATGGGATACTAATGACAGACTTAATCAGCTATGCTCCACCATTGGGATTTATAGGCAGCATTGCTAATTTTCTATTTATCCGCCGGCAACTCAAACGCATTTTCGATTATCGTGAAGCAGCAATGAATCGGTTATTCCCTTGA
- a CDS encoding restriction endonuclease produces MSAKPLDDYLIEKASGDKEYFESDKLLRSLTRSGASDEVAQDILNAVGIIMHDGILTKTIYRKAYEILRKQEKKTAVNYRLKQAVSELGPSGYPFEHFMGELFKSRGFDVEVGKLVKGYSVTHEIDVFARNDHKNIFVECKFHNYQGTKSDVKVPMYIRSRFDDINRARSFDDNLRNINTEGWIVTNTRFTEDAQKFGADYGLHLLAWDYPEKSSLKKWIEMENLHPITCLSSITRKEKTDLLGKGIVLCSDLFQKVINRDELPVKPRNIRACKKELRDYVES; encoded by the coding sequence ATGTCTGCAAAACCATTAGACGATTATTTAATTGAAAAAGCATCGGGCGACAAAGAATATTTTGAAAGTGATAAGCTTTTGAGGTCATTAACCCGATCAGGTGCTTCGGATGAAGTAGCCCAGGATATTTTAAATGCTGTGGGAATCATAATGCACGATGGAATTCTAACCAAAACTATTTATAGAAAAGCATACGAGATTCTGCGTAAACAAGAAAAGAAAACAGCCGTTAATTATCGATTAAAACAAGCGGTGTCGGAGTTAGGTCCATCGGGTTATCCATTTGAGCATTTTATGGGCGAGCTATTTAAATCGCGTGGCTTTGATGTTGAAGTGGGTAAGTTGGTGAAAGGGTATAGCGTTACTCACGAAATTGATGTATTTGCACGAAACGACCATAAGAACATCTTTGTGGAATGTAAGTTCCACAATTATCAGGGTACTAAATCAGATGTGAAAGTGCCCATGTATATACGTTCGCGTTTTGATGACATAAACCGGGCCCGTTCGTTCGACGATAATCTTCGTAATATCAATACCGAAGGCTGGATTGTAACCAATACCCGTTTTACCGAAGATGCTCAAAAGTTTGGGGCTGATTATGGCCTTCATCTGTTGGCTTGGGATTACCCCGAAAAAAGCAGCTTAAAGAAATGGATTGAGATGGAGAATCTGCATCCCATAACATGTTTATCGTCTATAACACGTAAAGAAAAAACCGACTTGTTGGGTAAAGGCATTGTGCTTTGTAGCGATTTATTTCAAAAGGTAATCAACCGCGATGAATTGCCGGTTAAACCCCGAAATATCAGAGCTTGTAAAAAAGAACTAAGAGATTACGTGGAGAGTTGA
- a CDS encoding phosphatase PAP2 family protein: MIQTLIELDKELLLFLNSHFTLYWDNFFWMFTSKEIWLPLYLCIAYVLFKNHGFKGIVTLLFFGALIALCDQIASGILKEFFERFRPSHDPDLQYLVHLINGKRGGSYGFVSSHAANSIGLAMFSSLLFRNRVYTFFIFAWACINSYSRIYMGLHFPGDIIGGAIVGILVAFVVYEVYLRLITRFVVISHHNKRLLKSGLAESFGKDARLIYFTVIIMTATLLLAAKVMLKLVA, encoded by the coding sequence ATGATTCAAACACTCATAGAACTCGATAAAGAACTATTACTATTTCTGAACAGCCACTTTACGCTGTATTGGGATAATTTCTTTTGGATGTTTACCAGCAAAGAAATATGGTTACCTCTTTATTTGTGTATAGCCTATGTATTGTTTAAGAATCATGGTTTTAAAGGCATTGTAACACTATTGTTTTTTGGAGCTTTAATTGCTTTGTGCGATCAAATAGCATCAGGTATACTTAAAGAGTTTTTCGAACGTTTTCGTCCGTCGCACGATCCCGACTTACAATACCTTGTTCATTTGATTAATGGAAAAAGAGGAGGTTCGTACGGTTTTGTTTCGTCGCATGCGGCCAACTCAATTGGTTTGGCCATGTTTAGCTCACTACTATTTCGCAACCGCGTTTATACTTTCTTTATTTTTGCATGGGCTTGTATCAACTCATACTCCCGCATTTATATGGGCTTGCATTTCCCTGGCGATATTATTGGAGGAGCTATAGTGGGTATATTGGTTGCCTTTGTTGTTTACGAAGTGTACTTACGACTAATAACCCGCTTTGTAGTTATATCGCACCACAACAAGCGTTTGCTAAAATCGGGCCTTGCCGAAAGCTTTGGAAAAGATGCCCGTTTGATTTATTTTACCGTTATAATAATGACAGCTACTTTGCTATTAGCCGCTAAGGTTATGCTGAAGCTAGTAGCGTAG
- a CDS encoding DUF5686 family protein, with protein MISRCRVLLVLSLLLLSGLNMYGQEFIDGFVFDSKSDGSIPMVNVYYKGTTVGTITDSTGYFKLQMRSYADTVVFSSIGYLKKEIRANKIKPPFEVYLNTDDINLSEISVKPDDSWVRYLLKSMVEAKPENNPDKHPRYSYEKYTKWEYHIAHVDSALMNSGPFKNYKSYFKTASDSSKYLPVYLSEQIVHNQFQNKPLRQKSVIVADNTQGLGVLGDYEIGGYSAGLNNQYNFYDNFIKVWEENFVSPAASNGWFYYKYYLIDSTQFEGYKHYEILFTPRRKHDKVFRGHMVLDDRDFSIVSIDAALSSKTNMNFLKDMKIDVSYKNVGGNLPFYKDQKVHVAFDYLPFEIPGNKQRMELEYNEYSSFTDVKINPQEEVKLSARNITYESIKLPGSYSRDTSYWNTARHLPLTNTDKVIYSSIDSINQIPAVKIVDNAARMMMTGYYDVGKWEVGPYMNLLQFNKVEGVRLFAGGRTSKEISTKWMIWGGVGYGTRTQKLSGSLGGGYKFENPKRRVLKMYYDDRYIRMGENRKILYLYENMLSPSENNLISAFFVRDPFDELLRQKEVDLGYEHEWRTGFSSQLNIGYKSQYSPEFYPFAYKGSPVNSLDVYEGTLDLRFSFKEKVIDDEFMRLYLTTDYPIIHLALTGGRVQYADQTNNYAKIHATIKHNVYIGQTFFKYAVEGGMIFGKVPYTLLELPRGNETFGYYLYDFNMINYLEFAHDKYLHTYLEYHLNGFFFNRVPLFRSLGLREVVSAKSMIGSLSQKQYDGITIPTQLTSLDQPYLEVGAGLENILRIARIEAIWRVSPNSQLNVPQFGLRARVSLNL; from the coding sequence ATGATAAGTAGATGTCGCGTCTTACTTGTGTTGAGTCTGTTGCTGCTTAGTGGATTAAATATGTATGGGCAGGAATTTATCGATGGCTTTGTCTTCGATTCTAAATCCGACGGCTCTATTCCAATGGTAAATGTGTATTATAAAGGTACCACTGTGGGTACTATTACCGATTCTACCGGGTATTTTAAATTGCAGATGCGGTCGTATGCCGACACGGTTGTTTTTTCTTCAATCGGTTATCTTAAAAAAGAAATCAGGGCAAATAAAATTAAGCCTCCGTTCGAAGTTTATCTCAATACCGATGATATCAATCTGAGCGAAATTTCGGTTAAGCCCGATGATAGCTGGGTGCGTTATCTACTAAAAAGCATGGTGGAGGCCAAGCCCGAAAATAACCCCGATAAGCATCCTCGTTATTCTTACGAGAAATATACAAAGTGGGAATATCACATTGCTCATGTCGATAGTGCTCTGATGAACTCAGGTCCTTTTAAAAATTATAAATCGTACTTTAAAACGGCTTCAGACAGTAGTAAATACTTACCGGTGTATTTGTCGGAACAAATTGTTCATAATCAGTTTCAGAATAAGCCTCTGAGACAAAAGTCGGTTATTGTGGCCGATAATACCCAGGGGTTGGGTGTGTTGGGCGATTACGAAATAGGGGGATATTCAGCCGGCTTGAATAATCAATACAATTTCTACGATAACTTTATTAAGGTTTGGGAAGAGAATTTTGTAAGTCCAGCTGCATCCAATGGGTGGTTTTATTACAAATACTATTTAATAGATAGTACCCAGTTTGAAGGTTACAAGCATTACGAAATTTTGTTTACGCCACGGCGGAAGCACGATAAGGTGTTTAGGGGGCATATGGTATTAGATGATCGGGATTTTTCTATTGTGAGTATCGATGCTGCTTTATCCTCAAAAACCAATATGAACTTTTTAAAGGATATGAAGATTGATGTGAGCTACAAAAATGTAGGTGGCAATCTTCCGTTTTATAAAGATCAAAAGGTGCATGTGGCCTTCGATTATTTGCCATTCGAAATACCGGGCAATAAGCAGCGGATGGAACTGGAATATAACGAGTATTCCTCTTTTACCGATGTGAAAATTAATCCCCAAGAGGAAGTAAAGCTGAGTGCCCGTAACATTACTTACGAATCCATTAAGCTTCCTGGCTCTTACTCGCGCGATACTTCTTATTGGAATACGGCACGTCATTTACCACTTACGAATACCGATAAGGTTATTTATTCATCCATCGATTCCATCAATCAAATTCCGGCTGTTAAAATAGTTGACAATGCTGCGCGTATGATGATGACGGGTTATTACGATGTAGGTAAATGGGAGGTGGGCCCGTATATGAATCTTTTGCAGTTTAATAAGGTAGAAGGGGTTCGTTTGTTTGCCGGTGGGCGTACCAGTAAAGAGATTAGTACCAAATGGATGATTTGGGGAGGTGTGGGATATGGCACACGTACTCAGAAGCTGTCCGGATCGTTGGGGGGTGGATATAAATTTGAAAATCCAAAACGACGAGTCTTAAAAATGTATTACGACGATCGTTATATCCGCATGGGAGAGAATCGTAAAATACTGTATTTGTACGAAAATATGCTCAGTCCATCGGAGAATAATCTGATTTCTGCATTTTTTGTGCGCGATCCTTTTGATGAGTTGTTACGTCAGAAAGAAGTTGATTTGGGATACGAGCACGAGTGGCGTACCGGCTTTTCGTCGCAGCTAAATATTGGTTATAAATCGCAATATTCGCCCGAGTTTTATCCTTTCGCTTATAAAGGATCGCCCGTAAATAGTCTTGATGTTTATGAAGGTACGCTCGATTTACGCTTTTCGTTTAAAGAAAAGGTAATTGATGATGAATTTATGCGTTTGTATCTTACTACCGATTATCCTATTATTCATTTGGCCCTTACGGGTGGAAGGGTGCAGTATGCCGATCAAACCAATAACTATGCAAAAATACATGCCACTATAAAGCATAATGTCTACATCGGTCAAACCTTTTTTAAATATGCTGTTGAAGGGGGGATGATTTTTGGTAAAGTGCCTTATACCTTGCTTGAACTTCCAAGAGGTAACGAAACATTTGGTTATTATTTGTATGATTTTAACATGATAAATTACCTCGAGTTTGCCCACGATAAATACCTGCATACATACCTTGAGTATCATCTTAATGGATTTTTCTTTAACCGGGTACCTCTTTTTCGCAGTTTAGGTTTGAGGGAAGTAGTTTCGGCCAAATCCATGATTGGTAGCCTAAGTCAAAAACAATACGATGGCATTACTATACCTACTCAGCTTACTTCGCTTGATCAACCCTACCTCGAAGTGGGGGCCGGCCTCGAAAATATATTACGCATAGCTCGTATTGAAGCTATCTGGAGGGTGTCTCCTAACTCTCAACTTAATGTACCGCAGTTTGGACTCCGAGCTCGGGTTTCTCTTAACTTATAA